The following proteins come from a genomic window of Botrytis cinerea B05.10 chromosome 14, complete sequence:
- the Bccyc8 gene encoding Bccyc8: MAAHHPSPPAGMQLHHSAHNGPAPSGMAQQQPNWPAPAPTPMQQLATINEAVWLQMGSLAELLGNNDEALAAYEHVLRTNSRSIPAMNAISSILRAQENFAKAVEYLQSILKLDGNNGDVWGSLGHCFLMMDDLQQAYSAYQQALYHLRDPKEPKLWYGIGILYDRYGSLEHAEEAFSQVMRMQPDFEKANEIYFRLGIIYKQQQKYQQSLECFRYIVSVPPTPLTEEDIWFQIGHVHEQQKDYDNAKIAYKRVLDRDPKHAKVLQQLGWLHHQQSTSFQSQEQAIEYLEQSVGSDQSDAQSWYLLGRCYMSQQKYPKAYEAYQQAVYRDGRNPTFWCSIGVLYYQINQYRDALDAYSRAIRLNPYISEVWYDLGTLYESCNNQINDALDAYQRAAELDPNNVHIKARLQLLRSGQANGMPGQATAPLPQDVHPQAYQATGAVGPPGPQWGNPAPQAQAQGPPAANGWGSRLAEINPPSQPPNPFDQRGADRGPIPPTQRVPSPRQDQQMRPYPGTDARQQLPPRPRSPQRAPIEMRDPRDPRDPRDIRDPRDPRDLRDPRDPRDPRDPREQRDPRDPREFKTEFKDPRVDPRAAELQPRDPRDLRDPRDPRDQRDPRDPRDPRDQREPRDPRDSRDHHPLGPYPGPGAGAASGAQPPPPAHAQQSQGPPSQPQRVANTNYAPPPSGPPSVLPPAQNGMNGAGPVPLPSFGRNSPRPDVRPIMSATMPSPKTPYSNQPPYAHHTEIPERSVIEGGASAPTSALSAVDAPSSDRGDNRPPSVGPKRMREWEDEPAVKKPASDENRARLEDMHHRRPSTPPSDRAQFHRSTSEARRAEDQRRIEEQRLAEEQQRQAENQRRVEDQRRAAETRAAEQRRANENYHPSEAAHHPPTHGMQSHPAMQQDSRPPPHTYEVGPPPALPRQATPIKEASIDERDRQQVPVAQPSLAQRMEQAPSTPAQPTPAASEPERAARKMDVDENYDDDGEEDKKGGIISAQPSGPPSVSGDPKITSPTGVNGHAANGLSNGQPKIETNL; this comes from the exons ATGGCGGcgcatcatccatcacccCCAGCGGGCATGCAATTGCATCATTCTGCTCACAACGGTCCAGCTCCCTCTGGAATGGCTCAACAGCAACCAAATTGGCCGGCTCCTGCGCCAACGCCAATGCAACAGCTAGCTACCATAAATGAGGCGGTATGGCTTCAAATGG GAAGTCTAGCAGAGCTCTTAGGCAACAATGATGAGGCTCTGGCCGCGTATGAACATGTACTTCGCACGAACTCAAGATCCATACCCGCGATGAATGCCATTAGTTCTATCCTTCGCGCACAAGAAAACTTCGCCAAGGCGGTTGAATATCTACAAAGCATCCTCAAACTCGATGGGAATAATGGAGATGTTTGGGGTAGTCTTG GACACTGCTTTttaatgatggatgatttacAACAAGCATATTCAGCTTATCAACAAGCTTTATATCATCTCCGGGATCCAAAG GAGCCTAAACTTTGGTATGGTATCGGAATACTATATGATAGATATGGTTCTCTTGAACACGCCGAGGAAGCATTTTCGCAAGTTATGAGAATGCAGCCAGATTTCGAAAAGGCCAATGAAATTTATTTCCGCCTAGGTATAATATACAAACAACAGCAAAAATATCAACAGAGTCTGGAA TGTTTCCGATACATTGTTAGTGTGCCACCAACTCCATTGACAGAAGAGGATATTTGGTTCCAGATTGGACATGTTCACGAGCAACAAAAAGAT TACGATAATGCCAAAATTGCCTATAAGCGTGTTCTCGATCGGGATCCAAAACATGCAAAGGTCCTTCAGCAACTTGGATGGCTGCATCACCAACAGAGTACCAGTTTCCAAAGTCAAGAGCAGGCCATTGAGTACTTGGAACAATCTGTCGGTTCCG ATCAAAGCGATGCACAGAGTTGGTACCTCCTCGGTCGGTGCTACATGTCACAACAGAAGTACCCCAAGGCATACGAGGCCTATCAGCAAGCTGTTTATCGAGACGGACGGAATCCAACTTTCTGGTGCTCGATTGGCGTTTTGTATTACCAAATTAATCAGTACCGAGATGCGCTTGATGCATATTCCCGCGCGATACGCTTGAACCCGTACATCTCCGAGGTCTGGTACGACTTGGGTACTCTG TATGAATCATGTAACAACCAGATCAACGACGCTTTGGATGCTTATCAACGTGCTGCTGAACTTGATCCTAACAATGTTCATATCAAAGCTCGTCTACAATTATTGCGAAGTGGGCAAGCCAACGGTATGCCAGGTCAGGCAACTGCTCCTCTGCCACAAGATGTACATCCTCAAGCTTATCAAGCCACTGGTGCCGTTGGCCCTCCTGGGCCTCAATGGGGAAATCCTGCTCCTCAAGCGCAAGCCCAAGGTCCACCTGCAGCTAATGGATGGGGAAGTAGACTTGCTGAAATTAATCCTCCTTCTCAGCCACCAAACCCTTTTGATCAACGAGGAGCTGATCGCGGTCCAATTCCACCTACACAGCGTGTACCAAGTCCTAGACAAGATCAGCAAATGAGACCATATCCTGGTACCGATGCGCGTCAACAACTTCCACCTCGTCCTCGTTCCCCACAACGAGCTCCCATAGAGATGAGAGACCCGAGAGACCCCAGAGATCCTAGAGATATAAGGGACCCAAGAGACCCTAGAGATCTAAGAGATCCTAGGGACCCCAGAGATCCAAGGGACCCAAGAGAGCAAAGGGACCCAAGGGATCCTAGAGAATTCAAAACGGAATTCAAAGATCCTCGTGTCGACCCTCGTGCCGCGGAGCTTCAGCCTCGTGATCCCAGAGATCTGAGGGATCCTCGGGATCCTAGAGATCAAAGGGATCCAAGGGACCCAAGAGATCCAAGGGACCAGAGAGAACCCCGTGATCCAAGAGACTCCCGTGACCACCACCCTCTAGGTCCTTACCCAGGTCCTGGAGCAGGAGCAGCATCGGGAGCACAGCCACCTCCACCTGCTCATGCACAACAATCACAAGGACCTCCTTCTCAGCCACAAAGAGTTGCGAACACAAACTACGCTCCTCCACCTTCGGGTCCTCCATCCGTACTACCACCAGCtcaaaatggaatgaatggtgCTGGCCCTGTTCCTTTGCCATCGTTTGGCCGTAACAGTCCTCGACCAGATGTTCGGCCAATAATGAGTGCAACAATGCCATCTCCCAAGACTCCCTATTCCAATCAACCACCATATGCTCATCATACCGAAATCCCCGAAAGAAGCGTGATTGAGGGAGGCGCCTCAGCCCCAACATCTGCCTTGTCTGCGGTAGATGCCCCATCTTCAGATCGTGGTGATAACAGACCACCATCTGTAGGTCCAAAGCGAATGCGTGAATGGGAGGATGAACCCGCAGTGAAGAAGCCAGCTTCTGATGAAAATCGTGCACGACTAGAAGACATGCACCACCGCAGGCCTTCTACACCACCAAGTGACCGAGCACAATTTCATCGTAGCACATCTGAAGCTCGTCGCGCCGAAGACCAAAGAAGGATTGAAGAACAACGCCTTGCTGAAGAGCAGCAAAGGCAAGCAGAGAATCAAAGGAGAGTTGAAGACCAGCGCCGTGCAGCTGAAACACGTGCCGCTGAACAACGTCGTGCGAACGAGAACTATCACCCCTCAGAGGCTGCGCATCATCCACCAACTCACGGCATGCAAAGCCATCCAGCAATGCAGCAAGATTCGCGTCCACCACCTCATACATACGAAGTTGGACCACCTCCTGCTCTTCCTCGGCAGGCTACTCCAATCAAAGAGGCTTCAATAGATGAGCGCGATCGTCAACAAGTACCGGTAGCACAACCATCACTAGCTCAGCGCATGGAGCAAGCCCCTTCAACTCCCGCACAGCCAACACCGGCTGCCAGTGAACCAGAACGTGCAGCACGAAAAATGGATGTAGACGAAAATtacgatgatgatggagaagaagacaaaaagGGAGGAATTATTTCCGCTCAACCATCTGGGCCTCCATCCGTGAGTGGTGATCCAAAAATCACTAGCCCAACAGGCGTTAATGGGCATGCTGCAAACGGATTATCCAATGGGCAACCAAAGATCGAGACGAATCTTTGA
- the Bcstp22 gene encoding Bcstp22, whose amino-acid sequence MAGVQQRVLNWLYSVLTSEYRDINRTYNDIAQTLSQYNSLSPRTDVYTCENGASSLLLHLSGTLPVNFRGTTYRFPIALWIPHAYPHEAPLVYVTPVEGMVVRAGQHVDPQGKVYHPYLMRWPDYWDKSNVLDFLAILRDVFAKEPPVISKQQQNATPRPQPTAMPPPIPPLPPNVARSIPGSASPRPLTDDLPPPPPPKPTNHAAPYSPSSSPRRDDGPPLPPLPPQVGYDSSRYAPPIPQSPNRQSHAPQRSSSLRYESAPPLPPQQPRQTLPEPSYSPVSPITPPDDSYRQSSYSQSYQQPPQPQQPQQYPPQQAYNANNIQQPAPQNGRPPPPPQYMHPQQQPYPGHPAHQQWPQYQQQHQQTPPPQPQAKPPPPPDLLDAPLTLSIPDASSANLPAPPVPPNPEKDMLLHKLANALHSQRLHHTTQTTSSIPGLQSQQKSMLTTLSAMQSEISALESLSTLLSNNTTVLHTSLQTADKLLQTSQHRTPPSIDELLVAPTVVGNQLYELVCEERSLGDAIDVLGKAVERGRISGPTFAKMTRGLAREWYLKKALVRKIGRGMGLNGVAGVGGY is encoded by the exons ATGGCCGGTGTTCAGCAGCGAGTTCTGAACTGGCTATACAGTGTTCTCACAAGC GAATATCGAGATATAAATCGCACATATAATGACATCGCCCAAACTCTTTCTCAATACAACTCATTGTCCCCACGAACAGATGTTTACA CATGCGAGAATGGCGCATCTTCACTCCTTCTTCACCTTTCTGGCACCCTACCTGTGAATTTTCGCGGCACAACCTATAGATTCCCAATCGCATTATGGATACCTCACGCATATCCGCACGAAGCTCCATTAGTATACGTGACGCCGGTTGAGGGAATGGTAGTAAGAGCAGGTCAACATGTAGATCCGCAAGGGAAGGTCTATCATCCATATTTAATGCGGTGGCCAGACTATTGGGAT AAATCTAACGTGCTCGATTTTCTCGCGATTCTACGAGATGTTTTTGCTAAAGAGCCTCCTGTTATATCGAAACAGCAACAAAATGCTACACCACGTCCACAGCCAACAGCTATGCCTCCTCCTATACCGCCACTTCCACCAAATGTAGCTCGGTCGATACCAGGTTCAGCTTCTCCACGTCCACTGACCGACGACCtccctccacctcccccGCCGAAACCTACAAATCATGCAGCACCCTACTCCCCTTCGAGTTCCCCGCGGCGAGATGATGGGCCACCATTACCCCCATTACCCCCGCAAGTTGGATATGATAGTAGCAGATATGCGCCGCCAATTCCACAATCACCAAATAGACAATCGCATGCTCCTCAAAGAAGTAGTAGTCTTCGTTATGAAAGTGCCCCTCCATTGCCACCGCAACAGCCCAGGCAAACCTTACCGGAACCATCATATAGTCCTGTGAGTCCAATAACTCCACCAGATGATTCATATAGACAGTCCTCATACTCTCAGTCATACCAACAACCTCCGCAACCTCAACAACCTCAACAATACCCACCACAACAAGCATACAACGCAAACAATATTCAACAGCCGGCGCCCCAAAATGGTAGACCTCCACCGCCGCCTCAATACATGCATCCACAGCAACAACCATACCCTGGACATCCAGCCCATCAGCAATGGCCTCAATACCAGCAGCAACACCAACAAACGCCGCCACCACAACCTCAAGCCAAACCTCCACCACCGCCTGACCTTCTTGACGCCCCATTAACTCTTTCTATCCCCGATGCCTCATCCGCCAATCTTCCAGCTCCACCTGTTCCACCTAACCCTGAAAAGGATATGCTCCTCCACAAACTCGCTAACGCTTTACACTCCCAACGCCTTCATCACACTACCCAAACCACTTCTTCTATTCCAGGCCTTCAGTCGCAACAAAAGTCTATGCTCACCACACTCTCCGCGATGCAATCTGAAATATCTGCTCTCGAATCTCTCTCCACCCTTCTCTCCAATAATACAACGGTTCTCCACACCTCTCTCCAAACCGCCGACAAACTTCTTCAAACCTCTCAACATCGTACTCCTCCCTCCATCGATGAACTACTCGTCGCACCAACAGTTGTAGGAAACCAACTTTATGAATTAGTATGTGAAGAAAGGAGTCTTGGAGATGCGATTGATGTCTTAGGCAAAGCGGTTGAGAGGGGAAGGATCAGTGGACCAACGTTTGCAAAGATGACGAGAGGATTAGCTAGAGAATGgtatttgaaaaaagcgttGGTTAGGAAAATTGGAAGGGGTATGGGATTGAATGGGGTAGCTGGAGTGggtggatattga
- the Bcstp22 gene encoding Bcstp22, which produces MAGVQQRVLNWLYSVLTSEYRDINRTYNDIAQTLSQYNSLSPRTDVYTCENGASSLLLHLSGTLPVNFRGTTYRFPIALWIPHAYPHEAPLVYVTPVEGMVVRAGQHVDPQGKVYHPYLMRWPDYWDKSNVLDFLAILRDVFAKEPPVISKQQQNATPRPQPTAMPPPIPPLPPNVARSIPGSASPRPLTDDLPPPPPPKPTNHAAPYSPSSSPRRDDGPPLPPLPPQVGYDSSRYAPPIPQSPNRQSHAPQRSSSLRYESAPPLPPQQPRQTLPEPSYSPSYQQPPQPQQPQQYPPQQAYNANNIQQPAPQNGRPPPPPQYMHPQQQPYPGHPAHQQWPQYQQQHQQTPPPQPQAKPPPPPDLLDAPLTLSIPDASSANLPAPPVPPNPEKDMLLHKLANALHSQRLHHTTQTTSSIPGLQSQQKSMLTTLSAMQSEISALESLSTLLSNNTTVLHTSLQTADKLLQTSQHRTPPSIDELLVAPTVVGNQLYELVCEERSLGDAIDVLGKAVERGRISGPTFAKMTRGLAREWYLKKALVRKIGRGMGLNGVAGVGGY; this is translated from the exons ATGGCCGGTGTTCAGCAGCGAGTTCTGAACTGGCTATACAGTGTTCTCACAAGC GAATATCGAGATATAAATCGCACATATAATGACATCGCCCAAACTCTTTCTCAATACAACTCATTGTCCCCACGAACAGATGTTTACA CATGCGAGAATGGCGCATCTTCACTCCTTCTTCACCTTTCTGGCACCCTACCTGTGAATTTTCGCGGCACAACCTATAGATTCCCAATCGCATTATGGATACCTCACGCATATCCGCACGAAGCTCCATTAGTATACGTGACGCCGGTTGAGGGAATGGTAGTAAGAGCAGGTCAACATGTAGATCCGCAAGGGAAGGTCTATCATCCATATTTAATGCGGTGGCCAGACTATTGGGAT AAATCTAACGTGCTCGATTTTCTCGCGATTCTACGAGATGTTTTTGCTAAAGAGCCTCCTGTTATATCGAAACAGCAACAAAATGCTACACCACGTCCACAGCCAACAGCTATGCCTCCTCCTATACCGCCACTTCCACCAAATGTAGCTCGGTCGATACCAGGTTCAGCTTCTCCACGTCCACTGACCGACGACCtccctccacctcccccGCCGAAACCTACAAATCATGCAGCACCCTACTCCCCTTCGAGTTCCCCGCGGCGAGATGATGGGCCACCATTACCCCCATTACCCCCGCAAGTTGGATATGATAGTAGCAGATATGCGCCGCCAATTCCACAATCACCAAATAGACAATCGCATGCTCCTCAAAGAAGTAGTAGTCTTCGTTATGAAAGTGCCCCTCCATTGCCACCGCAACAGCCCAGGCAAACCTTACCGGAACCATCATATAGTCCT TCATACCAACAACCTCCGCAACCTCAACAACCTCAACAATACCCACCACAACAAGCATACAACGCAAACAATATTCAACAGCCGGCGCCCCAAAATGGTAGACCTCCACCGCCGCCTCAATACATGCATCCACAGCAACAACCATACCCTGGACATCCAGCCCATCAGCAATGGCCTCAATACCAGCAGCAACACCAACAAACGCCGCCACCACAACCTCAAGCCAAACCTCCACCACCGCCTGACCTTCTTGACGCCCCATTAACTCTTTCTATCCCCGATGCCTCATCCGCCAATCTTCCAGCTCCACCTGTTCCACCTAACCCTGAAAAGGATATGCTCCTCCACAAACTCGCTAACGCTTTACACTCCCAACGCCTTCATCACACTACCCAAACCACTTCTTCTATTCCAGGCCTTCAGTCGCAACAAAAGTCTATGCTCACCACACTCTCCGCGATGCAATCTGAAATATCTGCTCTCGAATCTCTCTCCACCCTTCTCTCCAATAATACAACGGTTCTCCACACCTCTCTCCAAACCGCCGACAAACTTCTTCAAACCTCTCAACATCGTACTCCTCCCTCCATCGATGAACTACTCGTCGCACCAACAGTTGTAGGAAACCAACTTTATGAATTAGTATGTGAAGAAAGGAGTCTTGGAGATGCGATTGATGTCTTAGGCAAAGCGGTTGAGAGGGGAAGGATCAGTGGACCAACGTTTGCAAAGATGACGAGAGGATTAGCTAGAGAATGgtatttgaaaaaagcgttGGTTAGGAAAATTGGAAGGGGTATGGGATTGAATGGGGTAGCTGGAGTGggtggatattga